The Actinomyces wuliandei genome contains the following window.
CGCGCGCGAGCTCGGCTACCGCACCGCCGTGACCGCCGTACCGGACCCTGCCGCCAACTCTGTCACTGAGGGCGCCTCCCGCCTCGTCACGGCGGTATTCGACACCGTCGACACCCACTACGCCGCCTACGTGCTGCGGGGCATGCTGGAGGAGGCCGACCTCGACGACGTCTGGCTGCGCGTGAGCCACATCGGCTCACCAGCGGACGACCTTGACCCCACGCACCTGGAGGTGCGCGAGCGTGGTGTGCTGGGGGTGGTGGCGTCCTCCTACGGTGTCATCCTGGTGACCACAGGCGTCACCCCGGCGATGGCGGAGAAGGCGCGCAGACGGCACGTCCCCCTGGTCGCCGTCGACCCGGCCACCACCGTCCCCGAGGGCACCTCCTCCATCAGCGCCACCAACCAGCGCGGCGGCCAGCAGGCAGTGCGCCACCTCCTGGAGCTCGGGCACACACGCATCGGCACCGTCACCGGCCCCGCCACCTCGCTGCCCGCCTCGGAGCGCCTGGCGGGCTACCGCAGCGCCCTGGCGAGCGCCGGCCTCGCGCAGAGCCCCGAGCTCGTCCAGGCCGGGCGCTTCGACTACGACTCCGGCCTGGCCAGGGGCGGGACGCTCCTCGACCTCGATACCCCGCCCACCGCCGTCGTCGCCTGCTGCGACACGGCAGCCGTCGGCGTCATTGAGGCAGCCCGCCGCCGCGGCCTGCGCGTGCCCGAGGACCTCTCGGTCGTCGGCTTCGACGACACCCTGACAGCCACGGTCTGCTCCCCACGGCTGACAACGGTGCGCCAGCCCCTGGTCGACATCGGCGCCGAGGCGATGCGCACCGTCATCCGCCTGGCCACCTCACCCGGCTCCCGGGCACTGTCAGCCATCGAGGTGGCAACCACCCTCGTAGTACGCGACTCCACCGCACCACCACGTGGAGCGTAGCCGCCCTACGGCGTCTGGGAGGAGGCCACCAGGGCGGCAGCGCGCTCGTAGGCGGCACGCACCTCCGGCTGCGGCTCGGCCTCCAGGTGCTCAACCGGGCCGAGCTCCCAGGCGGGTGGCTCCTCGCCCCCGTCCAGGACCCAGGCGGCCTGCCGGGCGGCACCGTCGGCCACGTACTCCCCAGGCTCAGGCACGTCCACGGGCACGCCCAGGACAGCGGGCGCGAGCCTGCGGGCGCACTCCCACCTCACGCCACCGCCCACCAGTGTCACCGAGCCGACCTCGACCCCCAGCGAACGCACGGCGTCGACACCGCCCCTCAGGAGGCACAGGAGCCCCTCCACGGCAGCGCGGGCGTAGTTGCCCGGGGTGAGAGAGGCCAGCGTCATCCCGGTGAGCACCCCGGTGGCACGAGGCAGGTTCGGGGTGCGCTCCCCCTCCAGGTAAGGCACGTGCACCAGGCCGCCCGCCCCGGCAGGCGCGGCCAGGGCCAGGGCGTCGAACTCCTCGTAGCCCACTCCCAGCACCGTCCTGGCCGCATCCAGCACCCGGGCCCCGTTAAGGGTGCAGGCCAGTGGCAGGAAGCCTCCGGTGGCGTCGGCGAAGCCGGTGACCAGGCCGGAGGCGTCGTGGGTGGCCACGGCCGAGACCGCGGCGACCACGCCGCTGGTGCCCAGGGACACGCTGGTCTGCCCGGTCCGCAGGCCCAGGCCCAGGGCGGCCCCGGCGTTGTCCCCGCACCCGGGTCCCAGGACCAGGTGGGACAGGTCCCGCCCGGCGACATCACTGCCCCCACGGCCAGCAGCCTCCCCGGGGCCTGCCACGCGCGGCAGGACGATGCCGTCCACCTCCTCCTCACGGCGCCGCAGCGCCAGGGCCAGCAGGTCACGCCGGTAGACGTTGGCCTCAGCGTCAAAGTAGCCGGTACCTGAGGCGTCGGACCTGTCGGTGACCAGGTCCGTCAGGGAGCGCGACCCTGACAGTCTCCATGTCAGCCAGTCGTGGGGCAGGCACACCGCAGCCACGCGGGCGGCAGCCTGCGGCTCGTGGTCGGCCAGCCAGCGCAGCTTGGTGACGGTCAGGGACGCCACCGGGACGCTGCCCACGGCATCAGCCCAGGCGGCTCGTCCGGCGGCAGCGTCGCCGTCCCCGAGGTCGGTGATGAGGTCCTTGGCCGCCTGCGCCGAGCGGGTGTCGTTCCACAGCAGGGCGGGGCGGATCACCTCGCCGTGGGCGTCAAGGACCACCATGCCGTGCTGCTGGCCGCCCACACTGAGCGCGGCGACGTCACCCAGGCCGCCCACGCCGTCGGG
Protein-coding sequences here:
- a CDS encoding LacI family DNA-binding transcriptional regulator, which translates into the protein MPRPRSSGPTQAAVAARAGVSVATVSKALRADPVISAPTRTAVLAAARELGYRTAVTAVPDPAANSVTEGASRLVTAVFDTVDTHYAAYVLRGMLEEADLDDVWLRVSHIGSPADDLDPTHLEVRERGVLGVVASSYGVILVTTGVTPAMAEKARRRHVPLVAVDPATTVPEGTSSISATNQRGGQQAVRHLLELGHTRIGTVTGPATSLPASERLAGYRSALASAGLAQSPELVQAGRFDYDSGLARGGTLLDLDTPPTAVVACCDTAAVGVIEAARRRGLRVPEDLSVVGFDDTLTATVCSPRLTTVRQPLVDIGAEAMRTVIRLATSPGSRALSAIEVATTLVVRDSTAPPRGA
- a CDS encoding xylulokinase codes for the protein MTLVAGIDSSTQSCKIVVRDAATGALVRQAKASHPDGTEVHPDYWWSALEQVIDGPDGVGGLGDVAALSVGGQQHGMVVLDAHGEVIRPALLWNDTRSAQAAKDLITDLGDGDAAAGRAAWADAVGSVPVASLTVTKLRWLADHEPQAAARVAAVCLPHDWLTWRLSGSRSLTDLVTDRSDASGTGYFDAEANVYRRDLLALALRRREEEVDGIVLPRVAGPGEAAGRGGSDVAGRDLSHLVLGPGCGDNAGAALGLGLRTGQTSVSLGTSGVVAAVSAVATHDASGLVTGFADATGGFLPLACTLNGARVLDAARTVLGVGYEEFDALALAAPAGAGGLVHVPYLEGERTPNLPRATGVLTGMTLASLTPGNYARAAVEGLLCLLRGGVDAVRSLGVEVGSVTLVGGGVRWECARRLAPAVLGVPVDVPEPGEYVADGAARQAAWVLDGGEEPPAWELGPVEHLEAEPQPEVRAAYERAAALVASSQTP